Sequence from the Pyrobaculum neutrophilum V24Sta genome:
CCGTCGGCTTCTCCACGGCGCCGATTAGGGAGAGAACGGCGAGGCCGTCCCGGGGCTCTCTGGCGTAGGTGACTATCTTCACCACGTCGCCCAAGGCCGCCGCCTCCCGGGCCCAGGAGAGGAGGGTTTCATACGGGGGGGTCCCGCCGAAGTCGTGTCTGCTGGCTATAAGCTTAGTCCTCCCCCTGGCGGCCGCCACCTGCCCAGCCGCCGGCGCGGCGGCCTCCACGTCTACGAAGTGGGGCGTCAGCTCCAGGAGCTTTAGGTAGAGGGCCGCCCTCTCCTCCTCGGTGCCCCGCCAGGCGCCCCCCTCCTCCCTCCTCCTAACTGTTAATATGACTGTCCTCCTCGCGACCGCCTCCTCCAACGCGGGCTTCGCCTCGGCGAGGGAGCTCTCCAGATAGTCGAGCCTTAGCTCGAGGCAGGGGGCGGGGGAGTCCAGAGCTCTATATACGTCCGCCGGCTTTCTAACCGGTACCGCGCCGCATATCAATACCCCATGTCTCGCGCTATAGACGGCCTTTAAAATATTTAGCCGTCCGCCAGCAGACGCCGCACTGGATGCACTGGGGCAAGCCGGAGAACTCCTCTGGGTCGAAGACCACCCTCCTGGCCAGCGGGCCGAGGGCGGCTCTGAGCTGTGTGCGGATGGCCCGGGGGTCGCCCCTGGGCGCGTGTTGGACGTGGTTTAGGAGAAGGAGGAGCACAGCCCCGGTGTTTTCCAGTATGTAGCGGATGGGGCCCAGGTCCTCTCCCGGCGTATATACATAGGTTATGAGGCCCCTCCTAAGCTCGCGCCACGTCTCAACGGCCTTCACGTAGTTGTGGGGGTCCGCGCTTATGTGTATGACCAGGTTCTCCGGCGTTTCAACGCGCCTTACTAGGTCCAGGGATTTGGTGTAGGTGTAGAAGATCTTGTCGGGCCGCCTCCCCGCCGCCTCTGCCCACTTCTCTAGGTAGGCCCTGCTGTAGAAGTCGCCGCTTACGTGTAGTCTAACGACGGGATGCGGGACCTCCGCCAGGTAGCTCAGCACAACGTCTACGAAGTCGTCTCTCTGCGAAAGCAGGTAGGAGGCGGCCTCCCGCACGTGGGCGCGCCAGTTGGACACCTCGTATATGGCGTAGCACCACCTGAGGCAGAAGGGCGTGTGGCCGGGGCACGTCGCCACCGGCGGCAGAGAGAAAAACGGCATCTCCCCCAGCTTCCTATTGCCTATGGTGAAGGGGCCGGCCCACCACTCCCCACGCCCACAAGCGCCGGCTCGTAGGGCGTTTTCTCTAAACAGCGGAGGTCGCCGCGGCACTTTGCCCAGGCCTCA
This genomic interval carries:
- a CDS encoding chorismate mutase, whose protein sequence is MICGAVPVRKPADVYRALDSPAPCLELRLDYLESSLAEAKPALEEAVARRTVILTVRRREEGGAWRGTEEERAALYLKLLELTPHFVDVEAAAPAAGQVAAARGRTKLIASRHDFGGTPPYETLLSWAREAAALGDVVKIVTYAREPRDGLAVLSLIGAVEKPTVAFAMGPAGAYTRLAAAALGSPIMYVSLGEATAPGQISLDAYYAALLGMGAAPGGEGLPALREALDWIDGALMHLLKRRLEVCRDMGKIKKSAGLPIYDDIREAQVLKRAGDFKQIFELVVQMCKAVQLVA
- a CDS encoding GP88 family protein, which codes for MPFFSLPPVATCPGHTPFCLRWCYAIYEVSNWRAHVREAASYLLSQRDDFVDVVLSYLAEVPHPVVRLHVSGDFYSRAYLEKWAEAAGRRPDKIFYTYTKSLDLVRRVETPENLVIHISADPHNYVKAVETWRELRRGLITYVYTPGEDLGPIRYILENTGAVLLLLLNHVQHAPRGDPRAIRTQLRAALGPLARRVVFDPEEFSGLPQCIQCGVCWRTAKYFKGRL